From the Clostridium sp. Marseille-P299 genome, one window contains:
- a CDS encoding SDR family oxidoreductase, with protein sequence MKTAIVTGASSGIGLEICKKLNFKNIAVFGFGRDFSKTNYTHALFHPITCDLRKTGPLAEEIKKIRKEHEISILINNAGVGYYGPHEEQNPAKIHEMVTVNLEVPILLSQLLLRDIKKNSGYIINISSVTATKSSPHGCAYAATKAGLASFSNSLFDETRKYGVKVVNIMPDMTKTSLYRNANFDVADTADTYLDPVEVADCVMYILSQREGLVITDITLKPQRHQLSKK encoded by the coding sequence ATGAAAACTGCAATTGTTACTGGTGCATCAAGTGGCATTGGATTAGAAATTTGTAAGAAGTTAAACTTTAAAAATATTGCTGTTTTTGGATTTGGGCGTGATTTTAGTAAGACAAATTATACTCATGCTTTATTCCATCCGATTACTTGTGATTTACGAAAGACTGGCCCCTTGGCTGAAGAGATTAAAAAAATACGGAAAGAGCATGAGATTTCTATTTTAATAAATAACGCAGGGGTTGGCTATTACGGGCCTCACGAAGAACAAAATCCTGCCAAGATACATGAAATGGTAACCGTAAATCTTGAAGTACCAATTCTATTAAGTCAATTGTTGCTTCGAGATATCAAAAAAAATTCTGGTTATATTATCAATATTTCCTCTGTCACAGCCACAAAAAGTAGTCCTCATGGCTGTGCTTATGCAGCAACGAAGGCTGGACTTGCTAGTTTTTCTAATAGCTTGTTTGATGAAACTAGAAAATATGGAGTTAAAGTTGTTAATATTATGCCGGATATGACCAAAACTTCTCTCTATCGGAATGCTAATTTTGACGTTGCTGATACAGCAGATACTTATTTAGACCCAGTAGAAGTTGCTGACTGTGTGATGTACATTTTAAGTCAAAGAGAAGGTCTTGTTATTACGGATATCACATTAAAACCTCAGCGCCATCAACTTAGCAAAAAATGA
- a CDS encoding SPL family radical SAM protein has protein sequence MNSYNQNLYSKTFSHIYIEDGLQDHPKANEIITKFPNAQIISISHYKDVFCRSKQNFYMQKQSPKLILANNRNNLIYEGAPVCQSFGNEHFYYTSCVMNCLYDCEYCYLQGMYSSANIVLFLNLDDIFAQVEELLKKHPVYLCISYDTDLLALEGILGYVRRWIEFTKLHPDLTIEIRTKSANFKAIKDILPSENVILAWTLSPDEVVTNYEHNTPSLQARMESILEAMKCGYRVRLCFDPLIYIQGFEEVYAAFIKNVFHTIPYEQLYDVSVGVFRVSIDYLKRMRKQRPHSAVIQYPYELTSGVSHYGHKRSNQMISYLCGLIRNYVPEDRIFCWEDEEGSSI, from the coding sequence TTGAACTCCTACAATCAAAACTTATATAGCAAAACTTTTTCACATATTTATATTGAGGACGGATTACAAGATCATCCAAAAGCAAACGAAATAATTACAAAGTTTCCAAACGCTCAAATAATTTCTATTTCTCATTATAAGGATGTATTTTGTAGAAGTAAACAAAATTTTTATATGCAAAAACAAAGCCCAAAACTTATTCTTGCTAATAATCGAAATAATTTAATATATGAAGGTGCCCCTGTCTGTCAAAGTTTTGGAAATGAACATTTTTACTATACTTCATGTGTTATGAATTGTTTGTACGACTGTGAATATTGTTATTTACAAGGAATGTACTCCTCCGCTAACATCGTTTTATTTCTTAATCTTGATGATATCTTTGCTCAGGTTGAAGAACTATTAAAAAAGCATCCTGTTTATTTATGTATCTCCTATGATACGGATTTACTTGCACTAGAAGGTATTCTTGGTTATGTTAGACGATGGATCGAGTTTACGAAATTACATCCAGACTTAACAATTGAGATTCGTACCAAAAGTGCTAATTTTAAAGCCATAAAAGATATACTACCTTCTGAGAATGTAATTCTTGCTTGGACCTTATCACCAGATGAGGTAGTTACGAATTATGAGCACAATACACCATCCTTACAAGCAAGAATGGAATCTATATTAGAAGCCATGAAATGTGGCTATAGGGTCCGCCTTTGCTTTGATCCGTTAATCTATATACAAGGCTTTGAAGAAGTATATGCTGCTTTTATTAAGAATGTCTTTCACACTATTCCATATGAACAACTATATGATGTAAGTGTTGGCGTATTTCGTGTATCCATTGATTACTTAAAACGTATGAGAAAGCAACGTCCGCATTCAGCTGTGATTCAGTATCCTTATGAACTGACATCTGGCGTTTCACACTATGGGCATAAACGTTCCAATCAGATGATTTCATATCTTTGTGGTTTAATCCGTAACTATGTCCCTGAAGATAGAATTTTTTGTTGGGAAGATGAAGAAGGGAGTTCAATATAA
- a CDS encoding 5'-methylthioadenosine/S-adenosylhomocysteine nucleosidase family protein, which translates to MIYLCTALPFEAQPFIKSFQLKRNSSFTRFSVYNNDDMYLIITGTNNINAAIGLTYLLSNVKVSSEDILVNVGVCGSKNKDFSVGSPYLIHKIKDHTTNMTYYPEMLYQHAFFESSIETCSGVITAKDINTITEPLIDMEASSIYQAATYFIKPHQLIFFKIISDHLEDIKLSKEDIEKLISPYANPLIEWVKTISSTILINNNTFSAEEIQLYEELIKDLRLSMTMQAQLKQLLMYAKSCKKPISAIMREFRLNNDISELKVKTEGKRYFELLQSKLI; encoded by the coding sequence ATGATATACTTATGCACTGCACTTCCCTTTGAAGCGCAACCCTTTATCAAAAGCTTTCAGTTAAAACGAAACTCAAGCTTTACCCGTTTTTCTGTCTACAATAATGATGATATGTACTTAATTATTACTGGTACAAATAATATAAATGCTGCTATTGGGCTTACTTATCTACTTAGTAATGTTAAAGTTTCTTCCGAAGATATCCTAGTTAACGTTGGTGTTTGCGGAAGTAAAAACAAAGATTTCTCAGTTGGCTCTCCTTATCTTATTCATAAGATTAAAGATCATACGACTAACATGACATATTATCCTGAAATGCTCTATCAACATGCTTTCTTTGAAAGTTCTATTGAAACCTGCTCTGGGGTAATTACCGCTAAAGATATCAACACGATTACAGAACCTTTAATTGATATGGAAGCTTCTAGCATTTATCAAGCTGCTACGTATTTTATAAAACCACATCAACTTATCTTTTTTAAAATAATTTCAGATCATTTAGAAGATATTAAATTATCAAAAGAAGATATAGAAAAACTTATTTCACCTTATGCAAATCCTTTAATTGAATGGGTAAAAACGATTTCCTCTACTATTTTAATTAACAATAATACCTTCTCTGCAGAGGAAATACAACTCTATGAAGAGTTAATTAAAGATTTACGTTTATCAATGACCATGCAAGCTCAATTAAAACAATTACTTATGTATGCAAAAAGTTGTAAAAAACCTATTTCCGCTATCATGAGAGAATTTCGATTAAACAACGATATTTCTGAGTTAAAAGTAAAGACAGAAGGGAAGCGATATTTTGAACTCCTACAATCAAAACTTATATAG
- a CDS encoding ACT domain-containing protein, which produces MEKDKFFIVNKKAVPEVLLKVVEAKRLLDSERVMTIQEATDAVGISRSSFYKYKDDIFPFHENNRGKTINFMMQMDDIPGLLSTVLSQIAKCHANVLTIHQTIPIGGIASITFGIEILPQTSEVSELIDSIEALNGVHYLKILGRE; this is translated from the coding sequence ATGGAAAAAGACAAATTTTTTATTGTAAATAAAAAGGCAGTACCTGAGGTTTTATTAAAGGTTGTGGAAGCGAAGAGATTATTGGATTCTGAGCGAGTAATGACGATTCAAGAAGCAACCGATGCAGTGGGAATTAGTAGAAGTTCTTTTTATAAATATAAAGATGATATATTTCCGTTTCATGAAAATAATCGAGGTAAAACAATTAACTTTATGATGCAAATGGATGATATACCTGGACTTTTATCTACGGTATTAAGTCAAATTGCCAAGTGTCATGCGAATGTATTAACAATACATCAGACAATACCAATTGGTGGTATAGCTTCTATTACCTTTGGCATAGAAATTCTGCCACAAACATCGGAAGTTTCTGAGTTAATTGACTCGATTGAAGCGCTAAATGGAGTTCATTATTTAAAGATTTTAGGTAGAGAATAA
- a CDS encoding homoserine dehydrogenase, whose protein sequence is MMKIAVLGFGTVGSGVYEVIERNRDNIAKRAGEEIEIKYVLDLRDFPGHPVQDILVHSYDEIVNDPEVQIIVEVMGGIEPAYTFVKEALLKGKSVCTSNKELVARHGAELLEIAKQKKINFLFEASVGGGIPIIRPLNQSLTVDEIEEITGILNGTTNYILSQMRDEGIDFATALKDAQEKGYAERNPEADVEGYDACRKIAILTSLAYGMQVNFEDIYTEGITKITDTDLKYATAYDATIKLLGSSKKIDDKVYAMVTPKMIKSHHPLYSVNNVFNGILVKGNLLGDVMFYGSGAGKLPTASAVVSDVVDATKHKGTNIMTIWSSKRLEPAEIKTLKGKFFVRVSARDEAKARELFSIDEVITVEDIKDEFAFVTDEMTEEEFANKEKEINILNRIRVDA, encoded by the coding sequence ATTATGAAGATAGCAGTTTTAGGCTTTGGAACCGTAGGCTCCGGCGTGTATGAAGTTATCGAAAGAAATCGCGATAACATAGCAAAGAGAGCAGGAGAAGAAATTGAGATAAAATATGTTCTTGATTTAAGAGATTTTCCAGGTCACCCAGTTCAAGATATTCTAGTTCATAGCTATGATGAAATTGTAAATGATCCTGAAGTTCAAATTATTGTTGAAGTTATGGGTGGAATTGAACCTGCGTATACCTTTGTAAAAGAAGCCTTGCTAAAAGGAAAGAGCGTATGTACTTCCAATAAAGAATTGGTTGCAAGACATGGCGCTGAATTACTTGAAATTGCAAAACAAAAAAAGATTAACTTTTTATTTGAGGCAAGTGTTGGTGGAGGAATCCCAATTATTCGTCCATTAAATCAGTCTTTAACGGTAGATGAGATTGAAGAGATTACAGGTATTTTAAATGGTACTACTAATTATATCTTATCTCAAATGAGAGACGAGGGAATTGATTTTGCAACTGCATTAAAAGATGCTCAAGAAAAAGGATATGCGGAAAGAAATCCAGAAGCCGATGTGGAAGGCTATGATGCATGTAGAAAGATCGCTATTTTAACTTCCTTAGCATATGGAATGCAGGTAAACTTTGAAGATATCTATACAGAAGGAATCACAAAAATTACAGATACAGACCTTAAGTACGCGACAGCTTATGATGCAACGATTAAGTTACTAGGAAGCAGTAAGAAAATCGATGATAAAGTTTACGCAATGGTAACTCCTAAGATGATTAAATCACATCATCCACTTTATAGTGTGAATAATGTATTTAATGGTATTTTAGTAAAAGGCAATCTTCTTGGTGACGTTATGTTTTATGGTAGCGGTGCTGGTAAATTACCAACAGCAAGTGCAGTTGTTTCTGACGTTGTAGATGCTACAAAACATAAAGGAACGAATATCATGACTATTTGGAGCAGTAAACGCTTAGAGCCAGCAGAGATTAAAACTCTAAAAGGTAAATTCTTTGTTCGTGTAAGTGCTCGCGATGAAGCAAAGGCAAGAGAGCTGTTTTCAATTGATGAAGTCATTACAGTAGAAGATATTAAAGATGAATTTGCATTTGTTACAGATGAAATGACAGAGGAAGAGTTTGCGAATAAAGAAAAGGAAATAAATATCTTAAATCGAATCCGTGTTGATGCATAA
- a CDS encoding cofactor-independent phosphoglycerate mutase: MRMKYIVVLGDGMADEPIDSLGGKTPLEYANTPAMDELASKSEIGMAYTIPEGMKPGSDTANLAVLGYNPRIYYTGRSPLEALSIGVPLKDTDIAIRCNLVTVSDDSLPYEEKTIIDHSSSEISTEDAAILIEAVKKELQTEVFKYFVGTSYRHLLIWDRGEVVELTPPHDILGQCINEHLPQQAALKEMMLKSYDILNNHPLNVERAKKGLNKANSIWFWGAGTRPSLTSFTKKTGLSGAMISAVDLLKGIAVGASMKVIEVEGADGTLHTNYQGKAMAAVKTLLEDGSDFVYVHVEAPDEMGHQGSIPNKIEAIESLDHKVISVIKDKMDESGVDYRMLIMPDHPTPIRLRTHTSNPVPYLLYDSTKEGNYTHHYNEKEAEMSGNVTKDGYLMISKLFQQ; encoded by the coding sequence ATGAGAATGAAATATATAGTAGTTCTTGGCGATGGTATGGCGGATGAGCCAATTGATAGCCTTGGGGGAAAGACACCGCTTGAGTATGCAAATACTCCTGCAATGGATGAATTAGCTAGTAAATCTGAGATCGGTATGGCATATACCATACCAGAGGGAATGAAACCAGGTAGTGATACAGCAAACCTTGCAGTTCTTGGATATAATCCACGTATATACTATACTGGTAGATCTCCACTAGAAGCATTAAGTATTGGTGTACCATTAAAAGATACGGACATTGCAATTCGTTGTAACTTAGTAACAGTATCTGATGATTCTTTGCCTTATGAAGAAAAGACAATCATCGATCATAGCTCAAGTGAGATTTCAACGGAAGATGCAGCAATTTTAATAGAAGCAGTGAAAAAAGAGTTACAAACAGAAGTATTCAAATACTTCGTTGGAACAAGCTACCGTCATTTATTAATTTGGGATCGAGGAGAGGTTGTGGAATTAACACCACCTCATGATATCTTAGGTCAATGTATTAATGAACATTTGCCGCAGCAAGCAGCATTAAAAGAAATGATGTTAAAGAGCTACGACATATTAAATAATCATCCACTTAATGTAGAAAGAGCGAAGAAAGGCTTAAATAAGGCGAACTCCATTTGGTTTTGGGGAGCTGGAACAAGACCAAGCTTAACTTCTTTTACCAAAAAGACAGGGCTTTCTGGAGCAATGATATCTGCAGTAGATTTATTAAAAGGCATTGCAGTTGGAGCTTCTATGAAGGTAATTGAGGTAGAAGGGGCAGATGGTACATTACATACCAATTATCAGGGGAAAGCGATGGCTGCTGTTAAGACTCTCTTAGAAGATGGTAGTGATTTTGTTTATGTTCATGTGGAAGCACCAGATGAAATGGGGCATCAGGGAAGCATACCAAATAAAATAGAGGCAATTGAGTCACTTGACCATAAAGTAATTTCAGTCATCAAAGATAAAATGGATGAATCGGGTGTGGATTATCGAATGCTTATTATGCCAGACCATCCAACTCCAATTCGTTTAAGAACACATACATCAAATCCTGTGCCTTATTTATTATACGATAGTACAAAGGAAGGTAACTACACTCACCATTATAACGAAAAAGAAGCAGAAATGAGTGGAAATGTTACAAAAGACGGATATCTGATGATAAGTAAGTTATTTCAACAATAA
- a CDS encoding aspartate kinase has protein sequence MLIVKKFGGTSVANKERIFNVARRCIEDYKKGNDVVVVLSAMGKQTDELLAQAKDINPNPPKREMDMLLTIGEQTSVALMAMAMDSLGVPAVSLNAFQVAMHTTSAYGNSRIKRIDTERIRNELDSRKIVIVTGFQGIDKADNYTTLGRGGSDTTAVALAASLKADSCEIYTDVDGVYTADPRYVKNARKLDEITYDEMLDLASLGAGVLHNRSVEMAKKYGVQLVVRSSLNSSEGTVVKEEVKMEKMLVSGVASDKNTARIAVIGLEDQPGVAFKLFNHLARHNINVDIILQSVGREGTKDISFTVAQDSVDEAVEILERHRATSLKCEKIDVEKNVAKVSVVGAGMMTNPGVAAKMFEALYDIGVNIKMISTSEIRVTVLIDEAFTEKAMNAVHEKFCLGDI, from the coding sequence ATGCTTATAGTAAAAAAATTCGGCGGTACTTCCGTCGCAAATAAAGAGAGAATTTTCAATGTTGCCAGAAGATGTATAGAGGATTATAAAAAGGGAAATGACGTTGTAGTTGTTTTATCTGCTATGGGTAAGCAAACAGATGAGTTATTAGCCCAAGCAAAGGACATTAATCCAAATCCACCGAAAAGGGAAATGGATATGTTATTAACGATTGGTGAGCAAACTTCTGTTGCTTTAATGGCAATGGCGATGGATTCTCTTGGGGTACCTGCAGTATCTTTAAACGCATTTCAGGTTGCAATGCATACAACAAGTGCTTATGGTAATTCAAGAATAAAAAGAATTGATACAGAGCGTATTAGAAATGAATTAGACAGTAGAAAAATTGTAATTGTTACTGGATTCCAAGGCATTGATAAAGCGGATAATTATACAACACTTGGAAGAGGTGGCTCGGATACAACTGCGGTTGCGTTAGCAGCATCTTTAAAAGCAGACTCTTGCGAAATATATACAGATGTAGATGGTGTATACACAGCAGATCCTAGATATGTTAAAAATGCTAGAAAACTCGATGAAATCACTTATGATGAAATGTTAGATTTAGCTTCCCTTGGAGCAGGTGTACTTCATAATCGCTCTGTAGAGATGGCAAAAAAATATGGAGTTCAATTAGTAGTGCGATCAAGTTTAAATTCATCGGAAGGTACAGTTGTTAAGGAGGAAGTAAAAATGGAAAAAATGCTCGTTAGTGGTGTAGCAAGTGATAAGAATACAGCTCGTATTGCTGTTATTGGTCTTGAGGATCAACCGGGGGTAGCGTTTAAATTATTTAATCATTTAGCAAGACATAATATTAATGTTGATATTATTTTACAATCCGTAGGACGTGAAGGAACGAAAGACATCAGCTTTACTGTAGCACAAGACAGTGTGGATGAGGCAGTTGAAATATTAGAAAGACATAGAGCAACAAGCTTAAAGTGTGAAAAAATCGATGTAGAAAAGAATGTTGCAAAGGTATCTGTTGTAGGTGCAGGTATGATGACTAATCCTGGAGTTGCTGCTAAGATGTTTGAAGCACTCTATGATATCGGAGTAAATATTAAAATGATCTCTACTTCTGAAATTCGTGTAACTGTGCTTATTGATGAAGCATTTACTGAAAAAGCAATGAATGCAGTACATGAAAAATTCTGCTTAGGCGACATTTAA
- the tig gene encoding trigger factor, with protein sequence MSDFKDDELKEIDTADKGFEVDEIFATDSEGKSSEELNNEGLNEELQNGVANEELYNGVSNEGLHNDVSNEGIHNDVANEELLNSAANKVLDSNVTNEELNNDPTIEDFKEEDTSIQKEAKEIEDTSNQKESDEKDFYDGRKYHPLMEPEKGNTKKGLFIITAVTAFALLVLCITLIVIRERDSKVDGTVVKNVSSNNADDALKTDELDSGLDNDGSSNNATNNEVTNNEVVTYPPCEVTLGEYLGISVTAQKVEVTDEEIQAELSYLVSENPVLTDVLDRIEVQSGDIATIDYVGTVDGVEFDGGSYTGYPLEIGAGNFIEGFEEQIIGHKVGENFDINVTFPDDYSADMAGKEAVFNITIQGIGFYAEAEVNDEFIAANTEYQTLEEYKKGTYENLLESAKQAADSKKESDIINTALNNASFSNITTEEVEAKKDEMISEYETYAGYYGIDLATFASYYFGMDEATFYEEMAKAAELQVKTNYFLKKVIEVEGIVLTEVEYTEGLEKYAELNGFGTKEEFESYFGQEVIEDFLLTNKAYELIINSAKVIE encoded by the coding sequence ATGAGTGACTTTAAGGATGATGAACTAAAAGAAATAGATACTGCTGATAAAGGCTTTGAGGTAGATGAAATTTTTGCTACAGACAGCGAAGGAAAATCTAGCGAAGAGTTAAATAATGAAGGATTGAACGAAGAGTTACAGAACGGTGTAGCAAACGAAGAGTTATATAATGGCGTATCGAATGAAGGATTACATAATGACGTATCGAATGAAGGAATACATAACGACGTAGCAAACGAAGAGTTACTTAACAGCGCGGCAAATAAAGTGTTAGATAGTAACGTAACGAATGAAGAACTTAATAATGACCCAACAATTGAAGATTTTAAGGAAGAGGATACAAGCATTCAAAAAGAAGCAAAAGAGATAGAAGATACAAGTAATCAAAAAGAATCAGATGAGAAAGATTTTTATGATGGAAGAAAATATCATCCACTCATGGAACCAGAGAAAGGAAATACAAAAAAGGGGTTATTTATTATTACGGCAGTCACTGCTTTTGCATTATTGGTTTTATGCATTACTTTAATCGTAATTCGAGAACGAGATTCAAAAGTCGATGGAACAGTCGTTAAAAATGTAAGCAGTAATAATGCTGATGATGCATTAAAGACAGATGAGTTAGATTCTGGTTTAGATAATGATGGTTCAAGTAACAACGCAACAAATAATGAAGTAACAAATAATGAGGTAGTAACTTATCCACCATGTGAGGTTACCCTTGGAGAATATTTGGGAATTTCCGTTACGGCTCAAAAAGTAGAAGTGACAGATGAAGAAATACAAGCAGAACTTAGTTATCTAGTTAGTGAGAACCCTGTCTTAACGGATGTTTTGGATCGCATCGAGGTACAATCGGGGGATATCGCTACGATTGATTACGTTGGAACAGTGGACGGTGTTGAGTTTGATGGTGGTAGTTATACTGGATATCCTCTAGAGATTGGAGCAGGTAATTTTATTGAGGGATTTGAAGAGCAAATTATTGGGCATAAGGTTGGTGAAAATTTTGATATTAATGTAACCTTTCCTGATGATTATTCCGCTGATATGGCTGGTAAAGAGGCTGTGTTTAACATTACAATACAAGGTATCGGATTTTATGCTGAGGCTGAAGTAAATGATGAATTTATTGCTGCTAATACTGAGTATCAGACTCTTGAAGAGTACAAAAAGGGAACATATGAAAACTTGTTAGAGAGTGCAAAACAAGCAGCAGATTCAAAGAAAGAATCAGATATTATAAATACAGCACTAAACAATGCTTCATTTAGCAATATAACTACAGAAGAGGTTGAAGCAAAAAAAGACGAGATGATCTCAGAATATGAAACTTATGCAGGATATTATGGGATAGACTTAGCTACGTTTGCTAGTTATTATTTTGGCATGGATGAGGCTACCTTTTACGAGGAAATGGCAAAAGCAGCAGAATTGCAAGTTAAAACAAATTATTTTTTAAAGAAGGTTATTGAGGTAGAGGGAATTGTTTTAACAGAAGTAGAATACACAGAGGGCTTAGAAAAATATGCAGAACTGAATGGATTTGGTACAAAAGAGGAGTTTGAAAGTTATTTTGGGCAAGAAGTCATTGAAGATTTTCTATTAACCAATAAAGCATATGAGCTTATTATAAATTCTGCAAAAGTAATAGAGTAA
- a CDS encoding peptide chain release factor 3, protein MTDFTKEIKRRRTFAIISHPDAGKTTLTEKLLLYGGAINLAGSVKGKKTAKHAVSDWMEIEKQRGISVTSSVMQFNYDDYCINILDTPGHQDFSEDTYRTLMAADSAVMVIDASKGVENQTKKLFKVCVMRHIPIFTFINKMDREARDTFELLDEIETVLGIRTCPVNWPIGSGKNFKGVYDRNTETITRFIAANNGQKEVEAMEAKIGDSSLDDLIGKEYHDILSEEIELLDGASSEFDLESVRAGELSPVFFGSALTNFGVETFLRHFLEMTTSPLPRKSNIGIIDPLKNDFSAFVFKIQANMNKAHRDRIAFMRICSGKFDAEEEVFHVQGNKKLRLSQPQQLMAQERKILDEAYAGDIIGVFDPGIFSIGDTICSPNQKFEYEGIPTFAPEHFAKLRQVDTMKRKQFIKGVTQIAQEGAIQIFQEFNTGMEEIIVGVVGVLQFDVLKFRLESEYGVEVRLEPLPFEHIRWIENDDIDVASLSVTSDTKKVKDMRDNPLLLFVHAWSIQTVLDRNKGLELSEFGRE, encoded by the coding sequence GTGACAGATTTTACGAAGGAAATAAAAAGAAGAAGAACCTTTGCTATTATTTCTCACCCTGATGCCGGTAAAACGACATTAACAGAGAAATTATTACTCTATGGTGGAGCTATCAATTTAGCTGGTTCTGTAAAAGGAAAAAAGACTGCAAAACACGCAGTATCAGACTGGATGGAGATAGAGAAGCAACGTGGTATATCTGTTACGTCGTCCGTTATGCAGTTTAACTATGATGATTATTGTATTAATATACTTGATACACCAGGGCATCAGGACTTCTCAGAAGATACTTATAGAACGCTTATGGCAGCAGACTCTGCAGTCATGGTTATTGATGCCTCTAAGGGTGTAGAAAATCAAACAAAGAAGTTATTCAAAGTATGTGTAATGCGTCATATTCCTATTTTTACATTCATCAATAAGATGGATCGTGAAGCAAGGGATACCTTTGAATTATTAGATGAAATAGAAACAGTACTTGGAATTCGTACATGTCCAGTTAACTGGCCAATCGGTTCAGGTAAGAATTTTAAAGGTGTGTATGATAGAAATACAGAGACAATTACACGCTTTATTGCTGCTAATAATGGCCAAAAAGAAGTAGAGGCTATGGAAGCAAAGATTGGTGATTCTTCTTTAGATGATTTGATTGGAAAAGAATATCACGATATCTTATCAGAGGAAATAGAATTATTAGATGGAGCAAGCAGTGAATTTGATCTTGAAAGCGTTCGTGCAGGTGAGCTAAGTCCAGTGTTTTTTGGCTCTGCATTAACAAATTTTGGTGTTGAGACATTTTTAAGACACTTCTTAGAGATGACCACATCACCACTTCCAAGAAAATCTAACATTGGTATTATTGATCCTTTAAAAAATGATTTTTCTGCATTTGTATTTAAAATACAGGCAAATATGAATAAAGCACATAGAGATAGAATTGCCTTCATGCGTATTTGTTCCGGTAAATTTGATGCAGAAGAAGAAGTTTTTCATGTACAAGGAAATAAAAAGTTACGTCTTTCTCAGCCACAGCAATTAATGGCTCAAGAACGTAAGATATTAGATGAGGCATATGCTGGTGATATTATTGGTGTATTTGACCCAGGTATCTTTTCTATTGGTGATACTATTTGTTCGCCAAATCAAAAGTTTGAGTATGAAGGAATTCCAACATTTGCACCAGAACATTTTGCAAAACTTAGACAAGTAGATACAATGAAAAGAAAGCAATTTATTAAAGGTGTAACTCAGATTGCTCAAGAAGGTGCGATACAGATTTTCCAGGAATTTAATACTGGAATGGAAGAAATTATCGTTGGTGTAGTTGGTGTACTTCAGTTTGATGTTTTAAAATTCCGTTTAGAGTCTGAGTATGGTGTAGAAGTTCGTTTAGAACCATTGCCATTTGAGCATATTCGTTGGATTGAGAATGATGATATTGATGTCGCTAGTTTAAGCGTAACATCAGATACGAAGAAAGTTAAAGATATGAGAGATAATCCACTCTTATTATTTGTACATGCATGGAGTATTCAGACGGTTCTTGATCGTAATAAAGGCTTAGAACTATCTGAATTTGGTAGAGAATAA
- a CDS encoding RNA polymerase sigma factor, translating into MHTMDQDEEHMSAKKQDYDLETLMREHGNYVLRTAYLYVKDIHTAEDIFQEVFIKVNNNLHTFKELSSVKTWIIRITINTCKDYLKSAYHSKVVPMMDFVEDAIISENDFEEVEVKETNASIKEAVMALPAHYRDVVLCVYMNEMSIEDTSQSLGIPIGTVKSRLARAKDKLKELLERRL; encoded by the coding sequence ATGCATACGATGGATCAAGATGAAGAACATATGAGTGCAAAAAAGCAAGACTATGATCTAGAAACTTTAATGCGTGAACATGGAAATTATGTTCTTCGTACTGCGTATTTATATGTTAAGGATATTCATACAGCAGAGGATATTTTTCAAGAGGTATTTATTAAAGTAAATAATAACTTACATACATTTAAAGAACTTAGCAGTGTTAAGACCTGGATTATTCGAATTACAATTAACACTTGTAAGGATTATTTAAAAAGTGCTTATCATAGCAAAGTGGTACCGATGATGGATTTCGTTGAAGATGCAATTATCTCTGAGAATGATTTTGAAGAGGTTGAGGTAAAAGAGACCAATGCTTCAATAAAAGAGGCTGTAATGGCCCTTCCAGCGCATTATAGGGATGTTGTATTATGTGTCTATATGAATGAGATGAGTATAGAGGATACTTCACAGAGTTTAGGAATACCAATAGGGACCGTAAAAAGTCGTCTAGCACGTGCAAAAGATAAATTGAAAGAGTTGTTAGAAAGGAGGTTGTAA